The following coding sequences lie in one Oncorhynchus kisutch isolate 150728-3 linkage group LG27, Okis_V2, whole genome shotgun sequence genomic window:
- the LOC109872110 gene encoding regulator of G-protein signaling 21-like — translation MPISVTSPSRELHSHNMDMDDKRRNQTRGSDLKSRLQRRSSQSPNTERLSPEEIILWSQSLERLLTSKYGMTTFQAFLKSEFSDENIEFWLICQDYKKIKSSFRLSSRAKKIYKTYIEAEAPKEINIDHKTRDLIRRNVKTPTTVCFDEAQRIVYRLMEKDSYPRFLRSNIYRTLLDSSSDYIKV, via the exons ATGCCTATCTCAGTCACGTCACCATCAAGGGAACTGCATTCACACAACATGGACATGGACGACAAGAGGAGAAATCAGACGAG GGGAAGCGACTTGAAATCCCGACTACAGCGCAGATCTTCCCAATCCCCCAACACTGAACG ACTTAGCCCTGAGGAAATTATCCTGTGGTCCCAGTCTTTGGAGAGACTTCTCACATCAAAAT ATGGCATGACAACATTTCAAGCCTTCTTGAAGTCGGAGTTCAGTGACGAGAACATTGAGTTCTGGCTGATCTGTCAAGACTACAAGAAGATCAAGTCGTCCTTCAGGCTGTCCTCCAGGGCCAAGAAAATCTACAAGACATATATTGAAGCCGAGGCTCCAAAAGAG ATCAACATTGACCACAAGACCAGAGATCTCATCAGGCGGAATGTGAAGACGCCCACCACAGTTTGCTTCGACGAGGCCCAGAGGATTGTGTACAGATTGATGGAGAAAGACTCCTACCCCAGGTTCCTCAGATCCAACATCTACAGGACCTTACTGGACTCTTCATCAGACTACATTAAGGTGTAA
- the rgs1 gene encoding regulator of G-protein signaling 21, which yields MDINTLFKGRFCCFPKDPLEEAETWGESVDKLLGCKPGQAAFREFLKSEYSEENILFWLACEEYKNITSLPEMISSANRIYSEFVECEAPRQINIDCGTRENITKNISQPSLTSFDTAQKLIYSLMARDCYPRFLKSDVYQDMLRGAR from the exons ATGGATATCAACACTCTTTTCAAGGGTAGATTTTGTTGCTTTCCCAAGGACCCGCTTGAAGAGGCTGAGACTTGGGGAGAGTCTGTGGACAAACTCCTGGGTTGTAAAC CCGGGCAGGCGGCTTTCCGAGAATTCCTTAAATCAGAGTATAGTGAGGAGAATATTCTGTTTTGGCTGGCCTGTGAGGAGTACAAGAACATCACGTCTCTTCCAGAGATGATCTCATCTGCAAACAGGATCTACTCAGAGTTTGTGGAATGTGAAGCACCGAGACAG ATCAATATTGATTGTGGGACCAGAGAAAATATCACCAAGAACATCTCTCAGCCGAGCCTGACCTCTTTCGACACGGCACAGAAGTTGAtctacagtctgatggccagGGATTGTTACCCACGATTCCTCAAGTCAGACGTCTACCAGGATATGCTGAGGGGAGCAAGGTGA
- the LOC109872157 gene encoding regulator of G-protein signaling 8 — translation METLVYLFPQLNFFAPKEEAYFKMLCPEDLLAPRMKASNFRLKDKKSRLSLLLTKSGSHENISPEKKTATTNNNISPEAALRWRDSFEDLIRHSDGVESFSQFLRTEFSEENIEFWLACEEYKTIDSEIRLISKAKHMYSVFIEAEAPKEVNIDYASKVAIQKTMASPTNTCFDAAQSKVYSLMKKDCYPRFLTSDIYLHLTKRKGPGTTMYRRRSRSCVFNEPRGEATSDSSDWL, via the exons ATGGAAACACTTGTTTATCTGTTTCCTCAATTGAACTTTTTTGCCCCAAAAGAGGAAGCATATTTCAAAATGCTCTGTCCTGAGGACTTGTTGGCACCGAGAATGAAAGCTAGTAATTTCAG ATTGAAAGACAAGAAGAGCCGACTGAGCCTTCTGCTGACCAAGTCAGGCTCCCATGAAAACATCAGTCCAGAAAAAAAGACAGCCACCACCAACAACAA CATCTCACCAGAGGCAGCGTTGAGATGGAGGGACTCCTTTGAAGATCTGATCAGACATTCAG ACGGAGTGGAGTCGTTCTCTCAGTTCCTCAGGACAGAGTTCAGTGAGGAGAACATTGAGTTCTGGTTGGCCTGTGAGGAGTACAAGACCATCGACTCGGAAATCCGGCTCATCTCCAAAGCCAAGCACATGTATTCTGTCTTCATTGAAGCCGAGGCCCCAaaagag GTCAACATTGACTATGCCTCCAAGGTGGCCATCCAGAAGACCATGGCTTCGCCGACGAATACCTGCTTCGATGCGGCGCAGAGCAAAGTCTACAGCCTGATGAAAAAAGACTGCTACCCAAGGTTCCTCACGTCAGACATCTACCTGCACCTCACCAAGAGAAAAGGCCCCGGGACCACCATGTACCGCCGGAGGTCACGGTCCTGTGTTTTCAATGAGCCGCGAGGGGAGGCCACCAGCGACTCCTCTGACTGGTTGTAG